A genomic segment from Polyangium mundeleinium encodes:
- a CDS encoding tetratricopeptide repeat protein, with amino-acid sequence MATQTVDAQDAARWDAVEEATELMNDGRFIEALVALRNVIKADPRNPYAFHFLGAALFETGERETAREAYRAALRLAPNYLGARVALSHLLRQLGDLDGALSQANEALRRFPGDGEAMQAAGLAYAAKGNRKAAKKQLEGFLKSNPELETRLEVEQILSMLGIAGENEPVEFD; translated from the coding sequence ATGGCAACGCAGACCGTGGATGCACAAGACGCCGCCCGATGGGACGCGGTCGAGGAGGCGACCGAGCTCATGAACGACGGCCGCTTCATCGAGGCGCTCGTCGCGCTGCGGAACGTCATCAAGGCCGACCCGAGGAACCCCTACGCGTTCCATTTCCTCGGCGCCGCCCTCTTCGAGACGGGCGAACGCGAGACCGCGCGTGAAGCCTACCGCGCGGCGCTCCGCCTCGCCCCGAACTACCTCGGCGCGCGTGTCGCGCTCTCGCACCTCCTTCGCCAGCTCGGCGACCTCGACGGCGCGCTCTCCCAGGCGAACGAGGCGCTCCGCAGGTTCCCCGGCGACGGCGAAGCGATGCAGGCCGCCGGCCTCGCCTACGCCGCGAAGGGCAACCGCAAGGCCGCGAAGAAACAACTCGAAGGGTTCCTCAAGTCGAACCCCGAGCTCGAAACGCGGCTCGAAGTCGAGCAGATCCTCAGCATGCTGGGGATCGCGGGCGAAAACGAGCCGGTCGAGTTCGATTGA
- the gcvH gene encoding glycine cleavage system protein GcvH, with the protein MSSDDVRSDRRYTKDHEWTKEEDGRVLVGITAFAVDQLGEITLVNLDVKVGETITQGKAFGTIESVKTLSDLFAPVSGKVVQINQLLEQQPEKVNEDCYDLAWMIAVEPSDRSELDGLLDVTAYTELLKTAGH; encoded by the coding sequence ATGAGCAGCGATGATGTTCGGTCGGATCGTCGGTACACCAAGGACCACGAGTGGACGAAGGAAGAGGACGGCCGGGTGCTCGTGGGCATCACGGCGTTCGCCGTGGATCAGCTCGGTGAAATCACGCTCGTGAACCTCGATGTGAAGGTCGGCGAGACGATCACCCAGGGCAAGGCCTTCGGGACCATCGAGAGCGTCAAGACGCTGAGCGACCTCTTCGCCCCGGTGAGCGGCAAGGTCGTGCAGATCAACCAGCTCCTGGAACAGCAGCCGGAGAAGGTGAACGAGGACTGTTACGACCTCGCGTGGATGATCGCCGTGGAGCCCTCCGATCGGAGCGAGCTCGATGGCCTGCTCGACGTCACGGCCTATACTGAGCTGCTGAAGACCGCCGGCCACTGA
- a CDS encoding SDR family NAD(P)-dependent oxidoreductase: protein MFLAGKNALVTGGGRGIGRAIAERLAREGARVLVTGRTQPEIDEVANEIGGVAVRMDAKDRASVKAAIDTVHAVGPVDVLVNNAGFAESVPFDRTTDEVWDDLLEVNVTSAFALCRAFVPGMIERGFGRVINVASNAGLVGYGYSVAYCASKHAMVGMTRALAVEIAKSPVTVNAVCPGWTRTRMGDEATSRIAQKTGRSAEAAQKILANMSPQQRFAEPEEIAHIVAMLCAPEARSVHGQAIPIDGGQVMK, encoded by the coding sequence ATGTTCCTCGCTGGAAAGAATGCCCTGGTCACGGGAGGCGGGCGCGGGATCGGGCGCGCCATCGCCGAGCGGCTCGCCCGCGAGGGCGCCCGTGTCCTCGTCACGGGGCGCACCCAGCCCGAGATCGACGAGGTCGCGAACGAGATCGGCGGCGTCGCCGTGCGCATGGACGCGAAAGATCGCGCGAGCGTGAAGGCCGCGATCGACACCGTGCACGCCGTCGGCCCCGTCGACGTGCTCGTGAACAACGCCGGCTTCGCCGAGTCCGTGCCCTTCGACCGAACGACGGACGAGGTCTGGGACGACCTGCTCGAAGTGAACGTGACGAGCGCCTTCGCCCTCTGCCGCGCGTTCGTCCCCGGGATGATCGAGCGTGGCTTCGGCCGCGTGATCAACGTCGCCTCGAACGCGGGCCTCGTCGGCTACGGCTACAGCGTGGCGTACTGCGCCTCGAAGCACGCGATGGTCGGCATGACACGCGCGCTCGCCGTGGAGATCGCGAAATCCCCCGTCACCGTGAACGCCGTCTGCCCGGGGTGGACGCGCACGCGCATGGGCGACGAGGCGACCTCGCGCATCGCGCAAAAGACCGGCCGCAGCGCCGAGGCCGCGCAGAAGATCCTCGCGAACATGTCACCCCAGCAGCGCTTCGCCGAGCCCGAAGAGATCGCCCACATCGTGGCCATGCTCTGCGCGCCCGAGGCCCGCAGCGTGCACGGCCAGGCCATCCCCATCGATGGTGGCCAGGTCATGAAATAG
- a CDS encoding enoyl-CoA hydratase family protein, translating into MTLSPTTFDLEISRGIAQITLNRPERLNALTFEVYGELAQTFRSLEKANDARAVVITGKGRGFCSGGDVEGIIAELFARDITGLVEFTRVTGALIQSIAELRRPVIAAINGVAVGAGAVIAAACDLRIFAESARIGFIFPRVGLSGADMGASFLLPRIVGRGRAAELLFFGDLVGAEEAYRIGLANRVVPDADVLATARGWAERLAKGPTFAHRMTKQMLESEHGMTLAAAIEAEAQAQALCMAHPDFKEAFEANKAKRPARFLGAEICDPPPAAPKADAGSEP; encoded by the coding sequence GTGACCCTCTCGCCGACCACCTTTGACCTCGAAATCTCCCGCGGCATCGCGCAGATCACCCTGAACCGGCCCGAGCGCCTGAACGCGCTCACCTTCGAGGTGTACGGCGAGCTCGCGCAGACCTTCCGCTCCCTGGAGAAAGCCAACGACGCGCGCGCCGTGGTGATCACCGGCAAGGGCCGCGGCTTCTGCTCGGGCGGCGACGTCGAGGGCATCATCGCCGAGCTCTTCGCCCGCGACATCACGGGCCTCGTCGAGTTCACGCGTGTCACGGGCGCCCTCATCCAGAGCATCGCCGAGCTGCGCCGCCCCGTGATCGCCGCGATCAACGGCGTCGCCGTGGGCGCGGGCGCCGTCATCGCCGCGGCCTGCGACCTGCGTATCTTCGCGGAGAGCGCGCGCATCGGCTTCATCTTCCCGCGCGTTGGCCTCTCGGGCGCGGACATGGGCGCCTCGTTCCTCCTGCCCCGCATCGTCGGCCGCGGCCGGGCCGCGGAGCTGCTCTTCTTCGGGGATCTCGTCGGCGCCGAGGAGGCTTACCGCATCGGCCTCGCGAACCGCGTCGTGCCTGACGCCGACGTCCTCGCGACGGCGCGCGGCTGGGCCGAGCGCCTCGCGAAAGGCCCGACCTTCGCGCATCGCATGACGAAGCAGATGCTCGAAAGCGAGCACGGCATGACCCTCGCCGCCGCGATCGAGGCCGAGGCGCAAGCGCAGGCGCTCTGCATGGCCCACCCCGATTTCAAAGAGGCCTTCGAGGCCAACAAGGCGAAACGCCCGGCGCGTTTCCTCGGCGCGGAGATCTGCGATCCGCCGCCGGCCGCGCCGAAGGCCGACGCAGGGAGCGAGCCGTGA
- the gcvT gene encoding glycine cleavage system aminomethyltransferase GcvT gives MDQSPAALRRTPLYDEHVALGGRLVPYAGWEMPVQYKGVTDEHRAVRTAAGIFDVCHMGELVLSGDHAADVVDYLITNDAKRLMDGQALYTVACNDAGTILDDLIVYRVSQTKWLIVCNAANRDKMAAHFRAAAANHCDFDDASDRTALIALQGPKALTLLAQAGGDGAALAELPNFHFRDATLANVPCTVARTGYTGEDGVEIFCPTDGAAQLWRALVQLGGPLGLEAAGLGARDTLRLEARLSLYGNEIDESTNPLEAGLAWVVKLGKGDFVGRTAIERFKAAGLTRKLVGFEMTGRGIARHGYPLLDKLGIKVGMCTSGSPGPTVGKNIGLGYLPTSLAEVGTSIEVDCRGRSVSAVVVKTPFYKRSS, from the coding sequence ATGGATCAGTCCCCGGCAGCGCTTCGCAGGACCCCTCTTTACGACGAGCATGTCGCGCTCGGCGGTCGCCTCGTCCCCTACGCGGGTTGGGAGATGCCCGTGCAGTACAAGGGCGTCACGGACGAGCATCGTGCCGTGCGCACGGCCGCGGGCATCTTCGACGTCTGCCACATGGGCGAGCTCGTCCTCTCGGGCGACCACGCGGCGGACGTGGTCGACTACCTGATCACGAACGACGCGAAGCGCCTCATGGACGGGCAGGCGCTCTACACCGTCGCGTGCAACGACGCCGGCACGATCCTCGACGACCTCATCGTCTACCGCGTGTCGCAGACCAAGTGGCTCATCGTCTGCAACGCCGCGAACCGCGACAAGATGGCTGCGCATTTCCGGGCCGCCGCGGCGAACCACTGCGACTTCGACGACGCCTCCGACCGCACGGCGCTCATCGCGCTGCAGGGCCCGAAAGCGCTCACGCTGCTCGCGCAGGCGGGCGGGGACGGCGCCGCGCTCGCCGAGCTCCCGAACTTCCACTTCCGCGACGCCACGCTGGCGAACGTCCCGTGCACAGTGGCGCGCACGGGGTACACGGGCGAAGACGGCGTCGAGATCTTCTGTCCCACGGACGGCGCGGCGCAGCTCTGGCGCGCGCTCGTCCAGCTCGGCGGCCCGCTCGGTCTCGAAGCGGCCGGCCTCGGCGCGCGCGACACGCTGCGCCTCGAAGCGCGCCTCTCGCTCTACGGCAACGAGATCGACGAGTCGACGAACCCGCTCGAAGCCGGCCTCGCCTGGGTCGTGAAGCTCGGCAAGGGCGACTTCGTGGGCCGCACGGCGATCGAGCGCTTCAAGGCCGCGGGCCTGACGCGCAAGCTCGTCGGCTTCGAGATGACCGGCCGCGGCATCGCGCGGCACGGCTACCCGCTCCTCGACAAGTTGGGGATCAAGGTCGGCATGTGCACGAGCGGCAGCCCTGGCCCCACGGTCGGCAAGAACATCGGCCTCGGGTACCTGCCCACGTCGCTCGCCGAGGTGGGCACGTCGATCGAGGTCGACTGCCGCGGCCGCTCGGTGAGCGCCGTCGTGGTGAAGACTCCGTTTTACAAGCGTTCGTCGTAA
- a CDS encoding RidA family protein: protein MNDKLTFVNPEGYLPPKGYSNGALVSGPTLFVAGQVGWNAQCEFETDDLAEQFAQALDNVLAVVRAAGGGPTDLAKMTVYVTDLDAYRGSRKAIGQAWRARLGKHFPAMALLGVAGLVEKRAKVEIEAVAVLRGATDPA, encoded by the coding sequence ATGAACGACAAGCTCACCTTCGTGAACCCGGAGGGCTATCTGCCTCCGAAGGGATACTCGAACGGCGCCCTGGTCTCGGGGCCCACGCTCTTCGTGGCCGGCCAGGTCGGCTGGAACGCGCAGTGCGAGTTCGAGACCGACGACCTCGCCGAGCAGTTCGCGCAGGCGCTCGACAACGTGCTCGCCGTCGTGCGCGCCGCCGGCGGCGGCCCCACGGACCTCGCCAAGATGACCGTGTACGTGACGGATCTCGACGCCTACCGCGGCTCGCGGAAGGCGATCGGGCAGGCGTGGCGCGCGCGGCTCGGCAAGCATTTCCCCGCGATGGCGCTGCTCGGCGTCGCGGGCCTCGTGGAGAAACGCGCCAAGGTCGAGATCGAGGCCGTGGCCGTGCTTCGCGGAGCGACGGACCCGGCGTGA
- a CDS encoding esterase/lipase family protein, with protein sequence MADRPSWTRALVNAGREALAFGRQAWLLRHDLEGAPASAEVRDGDDVVVLLHGLFATAGGLRPMRRAITRHKGVHAAAMTYPPGPGVEELAERLAALVSELPGAVRLHLVGHSLGGVVARLYAQEAGDTRVVQTISMASPFAGVVGASALGFGAARDLAPDSAVLRKIRLAASATANVPHLSIIAATDAVLRSPVSHALPGGEVIVMEGQGHNTVLFDEEVARIVERRILTRRRKTC encoded by the coding sequence ATGGCGGATCGTCCCTCCTGGACCCGCGCGCTCGTGAACGCGGGCCGTGAGGCCCTCGCGTTCGGGCGGCAGGCGTGGCTCTTGCGGCACGATCTGGAGGGGGCTCCGGCGTCGGCCGAGGTGCGGGACGGGGATGACGTCGTGGTGCTCCTCCACGGGCTCTTCGCGACGGCCGGGGGGCTGCGTCCCATGCGGCGGGCGATCACGCGGCACAAGGGCGTCCACGCCGCCGCGATGACCTATCCGCCGGGGCCGGGCGTCGAGGAGCTCGCGGAGCGGCTCGCGGCGCTCGTCTCCGAGCTCCCGGGCGCCGTGCGGCTGCACCTCGTGGGGCACAGCCTCGGCGGTGTCGTGGCGCGGCTTTACGCGCAGGAGGCGGGGGATACGCGGGTCGTGCAGACGATCTCGATGGCGAGCCCGTTCGCGGGCGTCGTCGGGGCGAGCGCGCTCGGGTTCGGGGCGGCGCGTGATCTCGCGCCGGACAGCGCGGTCCTCCGCAAGATTCGCCTCGCGGCTTCGGCGACGGCGAACGTCCCGCACCTCTCGATCATCGCGGCGACGGACGCCGTCTTGCGTTCGCCCGTGTCACACGCCCTGCCTGGCGGTGAGGTGATCGTGATGGAAGGCCAAGGGCACAACACGGTGCTCTTCGACGAGGAGGTCGCGAGGATCGTCGAGCGGCGGATCCTCACCCGCCGTAGAAAAACGTGCTAG
- a CDS encoding PilC/PilY family type IV pilus protein produces the protein MRTLTRVLSPPIVAATLLSIASFASVAEAQLDINPPLPNVLLVIDTSGSMENMADGKRPENAAATCVPGTTTPLNRWATLVTVLTGTIQNFSCFAQDRSSTSFLNEFTLPSGPDPYDYKYYLPFHRILSNGCAYGPGSMGGAWWDWPANALKTHAWNNTSQACAAPGFQQANDGLLDTYRDRVRFGLMTFDTLPDPGTGASGSVPAPNDGTKGMWSYYPNWSSGGSPANGNPPNCATHDFEVGARNPAAPPWEGRLLGFGPHDAPIAQVQQTNDRIQSSLLAMRPYGATPIAGILADARDYLLNDGSNDPATGKPFGPKNDPYYAGKCRDQFVILLSDGEPNLDLRESCATGNGKCPYQRPHEIAHQLVTQSHPIKTFAIGFGLAQAGGTDCSTLTQADIVNPGGLCSNATGTLKACCTLSRIAYEGGTKRAFFANDLPSLKSALDQVLAVVSAGSTSRTIPVFSTAGATTSQGNASAAGYQFVTSFDAPVGSLWTGNLERKRYVCENQAGVLKPVLAPIEQAKGDDFEANLNSNTPSRKFFTLVGPQANGQIHSRRSLRPSVTTDDGLGLYGGTATGLLDSAQFASTLAQTPLALDIPSSPVPDACKAIAGSGANANTCTDTVVRWEVGMPGVPQSRSGNSFGSIYHASPVTMGAPNEFLRDESYAAFAADPVVKKRPLVLFAATTDGQLHAFKVASNDPADTQRVDTLENNELWSFLPPHVLPGLLPTYGRQAFLLDGSPVVRDVIFQRTRAQAQAGAAGTNWRSVLVAAGGLGGSFYYALDVTKPSDPKFLWQLSTNTNGEPLFGATTIKPAITTIAVDDGNNDVKEVAVAILPGGTTTLTTGSCPRLKTTTTVSSSDAYQPKTSGDVVRCWHDASGRVGASRSLSIVRLDTGELLMNFRGKADDGPVLPSTKVKENAFDSPVTGVPVPYPSLPGQVSDRIYVGDADGTLYRINLTSPKPDKWTVELAWDAYSFGNDTAASRQPIETPPIVTVDPIGNPVVLLSTGDQETFTSSAGVQTRAWSIREEPNGSGAFVTKSNWVIPFENGVRVTGPISLFNGVAYFSTFTPTGLQGNACADGYGAVWGVDYYRKTACSGNGPTPPTDWPCPRYVQDPVNAPQTVSFFENQQPGTVVFGVAVTQTPSCYEQLNFADPAFGSMSAVNNSTAGEFQLVFQTGQGGTSAENSKTNTVTKRLPPPRTSVRVDSWGLVLE, from the coding sequence ATGCGAACCCTGACCCGCGTCCTCTCCCCGCCCATCGTCGCCGCAACGCTGCTCTCGATCGCGTCCTTCGCTTCGGTCGCCGAGGCGCAGCTCGACATCAACCCGCCGCTGCCGAACGTATTGCTCGTCATCGACACGTCGGGGTCGATGGAGAACATGGCCGACGGCAAACGGCCGGAGAACGCCGCAGCGACGTGTGTCCCCGGGACGACCACGCCGCTCAACCGTTGGGCCACGCTGGTCACGGTCCTGACGGGGACGATCCAGAACTTCTCCTGCTTCGCGCAGGATCGATCGTCGACCTCGTTCCTCAACGAGTTCACCCTGCCGAGTGGCCCCGATCCCTACGACTACAAGTACTACTTGCCGTTCCACCGCATCCTCTCGAACGGCTGCGCGTACGGCCCGGGATCGATGGGCGGCGCCTGGTGGGACTGGCCCGCGAACGCGCTGAAGACACACGCGTGGAACAACACGAGCCAGGCCTGCGCGGCGCCGGGCTTCCAGCAAGCGAACGACGGCCTGCTCGACACGTACCGCGATCGCGTCCGCTTCGGCCTGATGACGTTCGACACGCTGCCCGATCCCGGCACCGGCGCGAGCGGCTCCGTGCCTGCGCCGAACGACGGCACGAAGGGCATGTGGAGCTACTACCCGAACTGGAGCTCCGGCGGCTCGCCCGCGAACGGCAACCCGCCGAACTGCGCGACCCACGACTTCGAGGTCGGCGCACGAAACCCCGCCGCGCCGCCCTGGGAAGGCCGCCTCCTCGGCTTCGGCCCGCACGACGCACCCATCGCGCAGGTGCAGCAGACGAACGATCGCATCCAGAGCTCGCTCCTCGCGATGCGGCCCTACGGCGCGACGCCGATCGCGGGCATCCTCGCCGACGCGCGCGACTACCTGCTGAACGACGGATCGAACGATCCGGCCACGGGCAAACCCTTCGGCCCGAAGAACGATCCGTACTACGCGGGCAAGTGCCGCGATCAGTTCGTCATCCTCCTCTCGGACGGCGAGCCGAACCTCGACCTCCGCGAGTCCTGCGCGACGGGCAACGGCAAGTGCCCCTACCAGCGGCCGCACGAGATCGCGCACCAGCTCGTGACGCAGTCGCACCCGATCAAGACCTTCGCGATCGGCTTCGGTTTGGCGCAGGCGGGGGGCACCGACTGCAGCACGCTCACGCAAGCCGACATCGTGAACCCCGGCGGCCTCTGCTCGAACGCGACGGGCACGCTCAAGGCTTGCTGCACGCTCTCGCGCATCGCGTACGAGGGCGGCACGAAGCGCGCGTTCTTCGCGAACGACCTGCCTTCGCTGAAGAGCGCGCTCGATCAGGTCCTCGCCGTCGTCTCGGCTGGCTCGACGAGCCGCACGATCCCCGTCTTCTCCACGGCCGGCGCCACGACGAGCCAGGGCAACGCCTCGGCCGCCGGCTACCAGTTCGTCACGTCCTTCGACGCGCCGGTCGGCTCGCTCTGGACGGGCAACCTCGAGCGCAAGCGGTACGTCTGCGAGAACCAGGCCGGCGTGCTCAAGCCCGTGCTCGCGCCGATCGAGCAAGCCAAGGGCGACGACTTCGAGGCGAACCTCAACTCGAACACCCCGTCCCGCAAGTTCTTCACGCTCGTCGGCCCGCAGGCGAACGGGCAGATCCACTCGCGCCGCTCGCTGCGGCCGAGCGTCACCACGGACGACGGCCTCGGCCTCTACGGCGGCACGGCCACGGGCCTGCTCGACAGCGCGCAGTTCGCATCGACGCTCGCGCAGACGCCGCTCGCGCTCGACATCCCTTCGAGCCCCGTGCCCGACGCGTGCAAGGCGATCGCCGGCTCGGGCGCGAACGCGAACACCTGCACCGACACCGTGGTCCGCTGGGAGGTCGGCATGCCCGGCGTGCCGCAGTCGCGCTCCGGCAACAGCTTCGGCAGCATCTACCACGCCTCGCCCGTCACGATGGGCGCGCCGAACGAGTTCCTCCGCGACGAGTCGTACGCCGCGTTCGCCGCCGATCCCGTGGTCAAGAAGCGCCCGCTCGTGCTCTTCGCGGCCACGACCGACGGCCAGCTCCACGCGTTCAAGGTCGCGTCGAACGACCCGGCCGACACGCAACGCGTCGACACGCTGGAGAACAACGAGCTCTGGTCGTTCCTCCCGCCGCACGTGCTCCCGGGTCTTTTGCCCACGTACGGTCGACAGGCGTTCCTCCTCGATGGAAGCCCCGTCGTGAGGGACGTCATCTTCCAGCGCACGCGCGCGCAGGCGCAGGCCGGCGCCGCGGGCACGAACTGGAGGAGCGTGCTCGTCGCGGCCGGCGGCCTCGGCGGCAGCTTTTACTACGCGCTCGACGTGACGAAACCTTCGGACCCGAAGTTCCTCTGGCAGCTCTCGACGAACACGAACGGCGAGCCGCTCTTCGGGGCCACCACGATCAAGCCCGCGATCACCACGATCGCCGTCGACGACGGCAACAATGACGTGAAGGAGGTCGCCGTCGCGATCCTCCCGGGCGGCACGACGACGCTCACGACCGGGAGCTGCCCGCGCCTCAAGACGACGACGACCGTCTCGTCGTCCGACGCGTACCAGCCCAAGACCAGCGGCGACGTCGTACGGTGCTGGCACGACGCGAGCGGTAGGGTCGGCGCGTCGCGCTCGCTCTCGATCGTCCGCCTCGACACGGGCGAGCTCCTCATGAACTTCCGCGGCAAGGCGGACGACGGCCCCGTGCTCCCCTCGACGAAGGTGAAGGAAAACGCCTTCGATTCGCCCGTCACCGGCGTCCCCGTCCCCTACCCCTCGTTGCCGGGCCAGGTCTCCGATCGCATCTACGTCGGCGACGCGGACGGGACGCTCTATCGCATCAACCTCACCTCGCCGAAGCCCGACAAGTGGACCGTCGAGCTCGCCTGGGACGCGTACTCGTTCGGCAACGACACGGCCGCGTCGCGCCAGCCCATCGAGACGCCGCCGATCGTCACGGTCGATCCGATCGGCAACCCCGTCGTCCTCCTGTCGACCGGTGATCAGGAGACGTTCACGTCGAGCGCGGGCGTGCAGACGCGCGCGTGGTCGATCCGCGAAGAGCCGAACGGCTCGGGCGCGTTCGTCACGAAGAGCAACTGGGTGATCCCCTTCGAGAACGGCGTGCGCGTGACCGGCCCGATCTCGCTCTTCAACGGCGTCGCGTACTTCTCGACGTTCACGCCGACCGGCCTGCAAGGCAACGCGTGCGCCGACGGCTACGGCGCCGTGTGGGGCGTCGACTACTACCGGAAGACGGCGTGCAGCGGAAACGGCCCCACGCCGCCGACCGACTGGCCTTGCCCGCGGTACGTACAGGATCCCGTGAACGCACCGCAGACGGTGAGCTTCTTCGAGAACCAGCAGCCTGGCACCGTCGTGTTCGGCGTGGCCGTCACGCAGACGCCGAGCTGCTACGAGCAGCTCAACTTCGCCGACCCCGCGTTCGGCTCGATGTCGGCCGTGAACAACTCGACCGCGGGCGAGTTCCAGCTCGTCTTCCAGACCGGCCAGGGCGGCACCTCGGCGGAAAACTCGAAGACGAACACCGTGACGAAGCGCCTGCCGCCGCCCCGCACCTCGGTGAGAGTCGACTCGTGGGGCCTCGTCCTCGAGTGA
- a CDS encoding MarR family winged helix-turn-helix transcriptional regulator has product MRRGAPTRRPVSAQPVGKGEQNPAVRAWVRILAVQKAALAAIRDDLEHEMTLPRFDLLSNLVRENGQTLASLSRSMLVTAGNITGLVDRAARDGLVERRADPNDRRAWRVHLTPKGQLAFQRAERRHAARVSKLFSALSGSEMSSLVRMLDKVRQTIHGPELSAVRGPRGEARRTPERGTGRRRARAKTEEDS; this is encoded by the coding sequence GTGAGGCGAGGCGCGCCGACCCGCAGGCCCGTGAGCGCGCAGCCCGTGGGCAAGGGCGAGCAGAACCCCGCCGTGCGCGCGTGGGTCCGCATCCTCGCCGTGCAAAAGGCCGCGCTCGCCGCGATCCGCGACGACCTCGAGCACGAGATGACCCTGCCGCGCTTCGACCTGCTCTCGAACCTGGTCCGCGAGAACGGCCAGACCCTCGCGTCGCTCTCGCGCTCGATGCTCGTGACGGCCGGCAACATCACCGGCCTCGTCGATCGCGCCGCGCGCGACGGGCTCGTCGAGCGCAGGGCCGATCCGAACGATCGGCGCGCCTGGCGCGTGCACCTTACGCCCAAGGGCCAGCTCGCCTTCCAGCGCGCCGAGCGCCGCCACGCCGCGCGTGTCTCCAAGCTCTTCTCCGCGCTCAGCGGTAGCGAGATGTCGAGCCTCGTGCGGATGCTCGACAAGGTACGACAAACCATCCACGGACCCGAGCTCTCGGCCGTCCGCGGCCCGCGCGGCGAGGCACGCCGCACCCCCGAGCGCGGCACGGGCAGGCGCCGCGCCCGCGCCAAAACCGAGGAAGATTCGTGA
- the gcvPA gene encoding aminomethyl-transferring glycine dehydrogenase subunit GcvPA yields the protein MRYLPHTTEEIASMLEAVGLPSLDALYESIPARARYDRPLDLPAPVDEPSLMRHLEELGRKNRAAGMLSFLGAGAYEHHFPPAADQLLLRSEFYTAYTPYQPEVAQGTLQVIFEFQTIISEIFGLPLANASMYDGASAAAEAVLMARRLVGREHTVISGGIHPEYLETIETHVRSLGAGKASLTVVPLAADGAADVDALAAAITPETACVLVGYPNFYGSICDLRKVAEAAHAKGALVITATQDPYALALLESPGALGADIAVGEGQPLGLPPQFGGPGVGLFACREDRKYLQQIPGRIVGETVDKEGNRGYVLTLATREQHIRRERATSNICTNSGLCATAVTIKMCMLGKKGFVEAARQCLAKAEYLKKAIAGLEGYALPYHAPTFNEFVVRVRGGDTKKVCDKLATQEIIPGYDLGRVSAARKGELLIAVTERHTRADLDRLVTALASI from the coding sequence ATGCGATACCTCCCTCATACGACCGAGGAGATCGCTTCGATGCTGGAGGCCGTCGGCCTGCCTTCACTCGATGCGCTCTACGAATCGATCCCCGCACGCGCCCGCTACGATCGCCCGCTCGACCTGCCCGCGCCGGTCGACGAGCCGTCGCTCATGCGCCACCTCGAAGAGCTCGGCCGCAAGAACCGCGCGGCCGGCATGCTCTCGTTCCTCGGCGCCGGCGCCTACGAGCACCATTTCCCGCCCGCCGCCGACCAGCTCCTCCTGCGCAGCGAGTTCTACACGGCCTACACGCCCTACCAGCCCGAAGTCGCGCAGGGCACGCTGCAGGTGATCTTCGAGTTCCAGACGATCATCAGCGAGATCTTCGGCCTGCCGCTCGCAAACGCCTCGATGTACGACGGCGCGAGCGCAGCCGCCGAAGCGGTGCTCATGGCGCGCAGGCTCGTCGGGCGCGAGCACACGGTCATCTCCGGAGGCATCCACCCCGAGTACCTCGAGACGATCGAGACGCACGTGCGGAGCCTCGGGGCCGGCAAGGCATCACTCACGGTCGTGCCCCTCGCCGCCGACGGCGCCGCGGATGTCGACGCACTCGCAGCCGCCATCACGCCCGAGACCGCGTGTGTCCTCGTCGGGTACCCGAACTTCTACGGATCGATCTGCGATCTCCGCAAGGTGGCCGAGGCCGCGCACGCAAAGGGCGCGCTCGTCATCACGGCAACGCAAGACCCGTACGCGCTCGCGCTCCTCGAATCCCCCGGCGCGCTCGGCGCCGACATCGCCGTGGGCGAAGGCCAGCCGCTCGGTCTGCCGCCGCAATTCGGCGGCCCCGGCGTGGGGCTCTTCGCATGCCGCGAGGACCGCAAGTACCTGCAGCAGATCCCCGGCCGCATCGTCGGCGAGACCGTCGACAAGGAAGGCAACCGCGGCTACGTGCTCACGCTGGCCACGCGCGAGCAGCACATCCGCCGCGAGCGAGCCACGAGCAACATCTGCACGAACAGCGGTCTCTGCGCGACCGCGGTGACCATCAAGATGTGCATGCTCGGCAAGAAGGGTTTCGTGGAAGCCGCGCGCCAGTGCCTCGCCAAAGCCGAGTACCTGAAGAAGGCCATCGCAGGGCTCGAAGGCTACGCACTGCCGTACCACGCCCCAACCTTCAACGAGTTCGTCGTACGCGTGCGCGGCGGCGACACAAAGAAGGTCTGCGACAAGCTCGCCACGCAAGAGATCATCCCCGGCTACGACCTCGGCCGCGTCAGCGCCGCCCGCAAAGGCGAGCTGCTCATCGCCGTGACCGAGCGCCACACACGCGCAGACCTCGACCGTCTGGTCACAGCCCTCGCGTCGATCTGA